The following are from one region of the Verrucomicrobiaceae bacterium genome:
- a CDS encoding MotA/TolQ/ExbB proton channel family protein, producing MAKHLTLIKDISKTSPSTAGWLFSSAHTARHRRLGHRTREVLLPEHHRKGLQGVPEALAQHFFRSDCHRHRRRKRCQIPRRHRQCQIHAFDAQIALYQIYHLGGEEINHRIKNSSGTIEKKDATKPTKGLSCRSIQAIKATLHGGMVREVQKLNGKLVFLTIGIAGGPYLGLLGTVIGVMITFAVIAKSGEVEVNSIAPGIAGALLATVAGLAVAIPALFIYSYLSSRIKDVVTNMETFIDEFIAKMAEHHKEA from the coding sequence ATGGCAAAGCACCTCACCCTCATCAAAGACATCTCCAAGACCTCACCTTCGACGGCTGGGTGGTTATTTTCCTCTGCACACACTGCTCGCCATCGTCGGTTGGGCCATCGCACTCGGGAAGTTCTTCTACCTGAACACCATCGAAAAGGCCTCCAAGGAGTTCCTGAAGCGCTGGCACAGCATTTCTTCCGATCTGACTGCCATCGACACCGAAGACGAAAGCGGTGTCAAATCCCTCGGCGGCACCGCCAATGCCAAATCCATGCGTTTGATGCGCAAATCGCCCTGTATCAAATTTACCACCTCGGCGGCGAAGAGATCAATCACCGCATCAAAAACAGCTCTGGCACGATTGAGAAAAAAGACGCCACCAAGCCGACCAAAGGACTCAGCTGTCGCAGCATCCAAGCCATCAAAGCCACGCTGCACGGTGGCATGGTGCGTGAGGTGCAGAAGCTCAATGGCAAGCTCGTCTTCCTCACCATCGGCATCGCAGGTGGTCCTTACCTGGGTCTGCTCGGCACCGTGATCGGTGTGATGATCACCTTCGCCGTCATCGCCAAAAGCGGTGAGGTGGAGGTCAATAGCATCGCTCCTGGTATCGCTGGCGCTTTGCTCGCCACGGTCGCTGGCCTCGCCGTCGCTATCCCGGCTCTCTTCATCTACTCCTACCTCAGCTCTCGCATCAAAGACGTGGTCACCAACATGGAGACTTTCATCGACGAGTTCATCGCCAAAATGGCCGAACACCACAAGGAGGCCTAA
- a CDS encoding DUF2341 domain-containing protein: protein MLKLLCLLTLSVALHAAEEKLWLDPGYTIRKKIDIDTKAAAITDPLGTSAVLVRLHEGVFSFLSAREDGGDLRFTADDHKTVLKHHVEKWDSLLNEAYVWVQVPDLKPAAATTIWLYYGNAAAPAAEAAKETYTADSVLVYHFADAAKVASDSSPTGANAEGAPPPAAGALIGSGLRVFGQVPVKTPAPPLPDWFPGGPLTISLWVKPSALAADAVFARPPRWGERLHPRSEQRRALCRNQ from the coding sequence ATGCTCAAACTCCTCTGCCTCCTCACACTCTCCGTCGCACTGCATGCTGCGGAAGAAAAGCTCTGGCTCGATCCTGGCTACACCATTCGCAAGAAGATCGACATCGACACCAAAGCGGCCGCCATCACCGATCCACTCGGCACCAGCGCCGTGCTCGTGCGGCTCCATGAAGGCGTATTCAGCTTCCTCTCCGCCAGAGAAGACGGCGGCGATCTACGCTTTACCGCCGATGATCACAAAACTGTACTCAAGCATCATGTCGAAAAGTGGGACTCTCTGCTCAATGAAGCCTACGTCTGGGTCCAGGTGCCGGATTTGAAGCCAGCCGCAGCCACAACCATCTGGCTCTACTACGGCAATGCAGCCGCTCCAGCCGCGGAGGCAGCCAAAGAGACCTACACAGCCGATAGCGTGCTAGTGTACCACTTTGCGGATGCAGCGAAAGTCGCCAGCGATTCCTCCCCTACCGGAGCGAATGCCGAAGGAGCACCTCCACCAGCCGCAGGCGCACTCATCGGCAGCGGATTGCGTGTTTTCGGTCAGGTACCAGTCAAAACCCCAGCCCCACCTCTCCCAGATTGGTTCCCCGGCGGTCCGCTGACCATCTCACTCTGGGTAAAGCCCTCTGCGCTTGCTGCGGATGCGGTTTTTGCTCGCCCGCCGAGATGGGGCGAACGCCTTCATCCTCGGTCTGAACAACGGCGTGCCCTTTGTCGAAATCAATAA
- a CDS encoding BamA/TamA family outer membrane protein — protein sequence MQGQASPSPLINTEQIAAGGISTVRGYLVATQLGDGGIIGSMELRTPALSETARDKNNEWRAYAFADATTALRQCHPAGEERTQSLASIGIGSRLRWKEHYFGSLDIGMPLITQPNSIAQHLNMTFRLGADF from the coding sequence GTGCAAGGACAGGCCTCCCCATCACCGCTGATCAATACCGAGCAGATCGCTGCAGGCGGCATCAGCACGGTGCGTGGCTACCTCGTTGCGACCCAGCTCGGTGACGGCGGCATCATCGGATCGATGGAGCTACGCACGCCAGCTTTATCGGAGACGGCAAGGGATAAGAACAATGAATGGCGGGCCTACGCCTTCGCAGATGCCACTACAGCTCTTCGTCAATGCCACCCTGCCGGTGAAGAGCGGACTCAGTCACTCGCCAGCATCGGTATCGGTTCACGCCTGCGCTGGAAGGAGCACTACTTCGGCTCGCTCGATATCGGCATGCCCCTCATCACGCAGCCAAACTCCATCGCGCAGCACCTTAACATGACCTTCCGCCTCGGAGCCGACTTCTGA
- a CDS encoding transposase: MALHLEAFFHILRTGDPWRDLPVRYGLWTTVYSQFRRWCLCGCGTLVAWLGKKAKGLLRHVDGSYIKVHQHGLQGPKLRREQQAIGLSRGGMTTQLLAAVDEDGLLCDFVLCAGNFHDLTAVRLMLESFRGTHVVGDKASAA, encoded by the coding sequence GTGGCTCTGCATCTGGAGGCTTTCTTCCACATCCTACGCACTGGTGATCCATGGAGAGACCTGCCTGTGCGCTATGGACTCTGGACAACGGTCTATTCGCAGTTCAGGCGCTGGTGCCTCTGCGGGTGTGGGACGCTGGTGGCGTGGTTGGGCAAGAAGGCCAAGGGCTTGCTGCGACATGTCGATGGCAGCTACATCAAAGTCCATCAGCACGGTCTGCAGGGACCTAAGCTGCGGCGTGAGCAGCAGGCCATCGGGCTGTCGCGTGGAGGGATGACCACCCAACTGCTGGCTGCCGTTGATGAAGACGGCCTGCTCTGCGACTTCGTGTTGTGCGCGGGCAATTTCCACGACCTCACCGCCGTCCGTCTGATGCTTGAGTCCTTTCGCGGCACGCATGTGGTGGGCGACAAAGCTTCGGCAGCCTAG
- a CDS encoding ShlB/FhaC/HecB family hemolysin secretion/activation protein, with translation MPQRGDCTGRNQCSHRPIPARTALHPRVSRSRNTKIKPIDIEKAVYPYLGPGRSENDIEQARAGLEKVYRDLGYQSVYVETPRQSGSRGVIYFNVVEATVGRLRVKGAKYFLPSEIEKHAPSMAEGQVPDFNEIQKDIVALNRWRDRKVTPELRQGIVPGTVDIDLNVEDSLPLHGSFELNNVYNANTVLRLSGSLSYGNLWQLGHTLGTSFQIAPEKLSDGTVFSRLLQRSAGKWVDCHAHWHMAGQQHQHPRWRHRGGQGQHLWPTLHEDTARREGLVSLVELRYRLQRLRAGHHCGWSAHRLTHHVFPFTISYSLSHLAERSFWNSMHPPSSTCVAWVVPKRFSNRRFKAQDNFFYLRARSFSTRDLDHGLQFTHACKDRPPHHR, from the coding sequence GTGCCCCAGCGTGGTGACTGCACAGGAAGAAACCAGTGCTCCCACCGCCCTATCCCAGCTCGGACGGCTCTACATCCGCGAGTATCGCGCTCGCGAAACACCAAGATCAAACCCATCGATATCGAAAAGGCTGTGTATCCCTACTTGGGACCTGGCCGCTCGGAAAACGACATCGAACAGGCACGTGCCGGTCTAGAGAAAGTGTACCGCGACCTAGGCTACCAAAGCGTCTATGTGGAAACTCCGCGCCAGAGCGGCTCGCGTGGCGTGATCTACTTCAACGTCGTCGAGGCCACCGTGGGCCGCCTCCGCGTGAAAGGGGCGAAGTACTTCCTCCCCAGCGAGATCGAAAAGCATGCGCCATCCATGGCGGAGGGGCAGGTGCCAGACTTCAATGAGATCCAGAAGGACATCGTAGCGCTCAATCGCTGGCGTGATCGCAAAGTCACGCCTGAGCTGCGCCAGGGCATCGTCCCCGGTACGGTGGATATCGATCTCAATGTGGAAGACTCACTTCCGCTGCACGGCAGCTTCGAGCTGAACAATGTCTATAATGCCAACACCGTCCTGCGACTCAGCGGCTCCCTCAGCTATGGGAATCTGTGGCAGCTCGGACACACCCTGGGCACCAGTTTTCAGATCGCTCCAGAGAAGCTCTCTGATGGCACCGTCTTCTCCCGCCTATTACAGCGCTCCGCTGGAAAATGGGTGGACTGCCATGCTCACTGGCACATGGCGGGACAGCAACATCAGCACCCTCGGTGGCGGCACCGTGGTGGGCAAGGGCAGCATCTATGGCCTACGCTTCATGAAGACACTGCCCGCAGAGAAGGGTTGGTTTCACTCGTTGAGCTTCGGTATCGACTTCAAAGACTTCGTGCAGGACATCACTGCGGGTGGAGCGCTCATCGCCTCACCCATCACGTATTCCCCTTCACCATTAGTTACTCGCTCAGTCATCTGGCAGAGCGCAGTTTCTGGAATTCAATGCATCCGCCGTCTTCCACCTGCGTGGCATGGGTGGTTCCCAAGAGGTTTTCCAACCGGCGATTCAAGGCGCAGGATAATTTCTTCTACCTCCGTGCGAGATCTTTCTCCACGCGTGATCTCGATCATGGGCTCCAGTTTACTCACGCGTGCAAGGACAGGCCTCCCCATCACCGCTGA
- a CDS encoding helix-turn-helix domain-containing protein → MHALKKGFRRLQALRWLYEGKSREQVADLSGFSLRQVLRFIQAFNLAGLDGLIPGRSSGRRRILPKGTSERKILPLIEDPSLAGQSHWTAVKLHGWIKQNLQTQLGYSTTVRYLHEHDYRLQSSAPLAAQSG, encoded by the coding sequence TTGCACGCCCTGAAGAAGGGCTTTCGTCGGCTTCAAGCGCTGCGCTGGCTTTATGAAGGCAAGAGCCGCGAGCAAGTCGCTGACCTCTCAGGCTTCAGCCTGCGGCAGGTTTTGCGTTTCATCCAAGCCTTCAATCTCGCCGGCCTTGATGGTCTCATTCCCGGGCGTAGCAGCGGCCGTCGCCGAATCCTGCCCAAGGGAACAAGTGAACGAAAAATTCTGCCTCTCATCGAAGATCCCTCACTGGCCGGACAGAGCCACTGGACTGCGGTGAAGTTGCACGGCTGGATCAAGCAGAACCTGCAAACCCAGCTCGGCTACAGCACCACCGTGCGCTATCTCCACGAGCACGACTACCGCCTCCAAAGTTCCGCGCCCTTGGCCGCTCAATCAGGATGA
- a CDS encoding TIM barrel protein: MRHLSAEKAAGKLRLLDLPQIMREELDMRVIDLMTATLVSLEPAYLERLRAAAEKHGCLLTNLKMNQPGLDMASADPVIKQAAMRVYKHSIDAAALLGCRWVRPLPLPDRPDPQRLAAAMRELIDYAAKEITVLVENYGWMMTDADAIPRVIASVGPALKAQPDTGNWKDNTTRYTGLEKPFRTPFPATSKPSNSAPMALTPITI, from the coding sequence ATGCGGCATCTCAGCGCTGAAAAGGCGGCTGGAAAGCTGCGCCTACTCGATCTGCCGCAAATCATGCGTGAGGAGCTCGATATGCGGGTGATCGATCTCATGACCGCCACCCTCGTTTCGCTCGAGCCAGCCTACTTAGAGCGACTCCGCGCAGCTGCGGAGAAACACGGCTGCCTTTTGACCAATCTGAAAATGAACCAGCCCGGCCTCGACATGGCCAGTGCTGATCCCGTGATCAAACAGGCCGCCATGCGTGTGTATAAGCACAGCATCGATGCAGCGGCACTGCTCGGCTGTCGCTGGGTGCGTCCACTGCCTCTCCCAGACAGGCCTGATCCACAGCGCCTCGCCGCAGCCATGCGGGAACTCATCGACTACGCCGCCAAAGAAATCACCGTGCTCGTCGAAAACTATGGCTGGATGATGACCGATGCCGATGCCATCCCCCGCGTCATCGCCTCTGTCGGCCCCGCATTGAAAGCCCAACCCGACACCGGTAACTGGAAGGACAACACCACCCGCTACACCGGCCTCGAAAAGCCTTTCCGCACGCCGTTTCCTGCGACTTCAAAGCCTTCAAACTCGGCCCCGATGGCGCTCACGCCGATTACGATCTGA
- a CDS encoding DUF1553 domain-containing protein, whose amino-acid sequence MRVFLGTRIECAQCHNHPFDKWTQKQFYEMAAFTSGVEIRDSGGSFTGGISDLLREQGLAIRTTFKQPEWPKSPNTEADRLAFWAELDRAGQARRAAEEYLLQGQGLYNQAMSEARGPGRYPKVTFDERRKVTLPPDYQYDDAEPKSVVKPAAIMGHASTPLPGETRIQAYARWLANPDNDRFNKVVVNRLWKKAFGLALIEPLDDLTDTTVAVNPELLSHLEKLMVSLNYDMKTFLRILFNTSTYQRQASHEEVAPGTACHFTGPQLRRMSAEQLWDSFVTLINPNPDMSNMPTHEYLEQRRLAVEKVAGPAEAFKSIQVAAKKYQAQPEGVEAMQKRLAEARDDAKKYQSIAAKVTGPEKKAAITRAAECHAKIKSISREITALYSHARRTVMAEVIIPGQKKLFEKVTGKPWETIAYEPNQEVSMQAAPSAEMQAAGAANGGHTMAPAGDGKIKMTKADVAEAKIKAWSEEAMYYAIPRKQWGDYFRSRGQHSRQWLRAAEIESPAPRGHYLREFGQSDREMIEKSNSEASVPQALALMNGELLPQIVHRHSQLMLTVGKAQSADEKIDAAYMALLSRKPTSREKALCLQAQEKGLQHPGGPDYALINAAVHLQSVSDCRRRSPIVNVTVATMETRKRDQAATG is encoded by the coding sequence TTGCGCGTCTTCCTCGGCACCCGCATCGAATGTGCCCAGTGCCACAATCACCCCTTCGACAAGTGGACGCAGAAGCAGTTCTACGAGATGGCGGCCTTCACCTCTGGCGTGGAGATCAGAGACTCCGGCGGCAGCTTCACGGGCGGTATCAGCGATCTTCTGCGTGAGCAAGGCCTGGCCATTCGCACCACGTTCAAACAGCCTGAATGGCCCAAAAGCCCCAACACCGAGGCCGACCGCCTCGCTTTCTGGGCGGAGCTGGACAGAGCGGGACAGGCACGCCGGGCAGCTGAGGAGTACTTGCTCCAGGGTCAAGGTTTATACAATCAGGCCATGAGCGAGGCACGTGGCCCCGGGCGCTACCCCAAGGTGACCTTTGACGAGAGGCGCAAGGTCACTCTGCCACCGGATTACCAGTATGACGATGCGGAGCCCAAATCCGTCGTGAAACCGGCTGCCATCATGGGCCATGCCAGTACTCCTCTGCCAGGGGAAACACGGATCCAGGCCTATGCACGCTGGCTGGCGAATCCCGATAACGACCGCTTCAACAAGGTCGTGGTCAATCGCCTATGGAAAAAGGCCTTCGGTCTCGCCCTGATCGAGCCGCTCGACGATCTCACGGACACGACCGTGGCGGTGAATCCTGAACTGTTGAGCCATCTTGAAAAGCTGATGGTGAGCCTGAATTACGATATGAAGACGTTTCTGCGCATCCTTTTCAACACGAGTACCTACCAGCGCCAGGCCTCCCACGAGGAGGTGGCGCCCGGGACTGCCTGCCACTTCACTGGCCCGCAACTGCGCCGCATGTCAGCCGAGCAGCTGTGGGACAGCTTTGTGACGCTGATCAACCCGAATCCCGACATGTCAAACATGCCCACCCACGAATACTTGGAGCAGCGCAGGCTGGCTGTGGAAAAGGTCGCCGGTCCGGCTGAGGCGTTCAAGAGCATTCAAGTGGCCGCCAAGAAGTACCAGGCGCAGCCGGAAGGTGTGGAGGCTATGCAGAAACGTTTGGCGGAGGCCCGCGATGACGCCAAAAAATACCAATCCATCGCGGCCAAAGTCACCGGACCTGAAAAAAAGGCTGCCATCACACGCGCTGCTGAGTGCCATGCGAAAATCAAATCCATCAGCCGTGAGATCACGGCCCTTTACAGCCATGCCCGCCGCACCGTCATGGCTGAAGTGATCATTCCAGGCCAAAAAAAGCTGTTCGAGAAGGTCACCGGCAAGCCCTGGGAAACCATTGCTTATGAACCTAATCAGGAGGTTTCGATGCAGGCCGCCCCCAGTGCCGAAATGCAGGCGGCCGGTGCTGCCAACGGCGGGCACACGATGGCCCCTGCTGGAGATGGTAAGATCAAGATGACCAAGGCGGACGTCGCCGAAGCTAAGATAAAGGCCTGGAGCGAAGAAGCCATGTACTATGCCATTCCCCGCAAGCAGTGGGGGGACTACTTCCGTTCGCGTGGCCAGCACTCCCGGCAGTGGTTACGCGCTGCGGAAATCGAAAGCCCAGCCCCGCGCGGTCATTACCTACGCGAATTTGGCCAGAGCGACCGGGAAATGATTGAGAAAAGCAACAGTGAAGCCTCTGTTCCCCAAGCCCTGGCGTTGATGAATGGAGAGCTCCTGCCGCAGATCGTTCACCGCCACAGCCAGCTCATGCTCACCGTGGGCAAGGCCCAGTCTGCCGATGAAAAAATCGACGCCGCTTACATGGCCCTGCTTTCCCGCAAGCCCACCTCCAGGGAAAAGGCCCTTTGCCTTCAGGCCCAGGAAAAGGGCCTCCAGCACCCTGGAGGACCTGATTACGCCCTGATCAACGCAGCAGTTCATCTTCAATCAGTAAGTGACTGCCGTCGGCGTTCTCCCATCGTAAACGTCACGGTAGCGACCATGGAAACGAGGAAACGGGATCAGGCTGCAACTGGCTGA
- a CDS encoding HEAT repeat domain-containing protein: MSLLTSNVSRVRFHAAIALGKLQDPAATPKLLQLAAKEQNDPFMRHAIVTGLAGCADAKVLVKDKSLCNLLALARQRSPKVAEFLTKFPDEAERAIHDDAGIPEGLFPRSPRDSRVAG; encoded by the coding sequence ATCTCACTTCTCACATCTAACGTCTCACGGGTTCGTTTCCACGCCGCCATCGCCCTCGGCAAGCTCCAAGACCCTGCCGCGACACCGAAACTGCTCCAACTCGCCGCGAAGGAGCAAAACGATCCCTTCATGCGCCACGCCATCGTCACCGGCCTCGCGGGCTGTGCGGATGCCAAGGTGCTCGTGAAGGACAAAAGCCTCTGCAACCTTCTCGCCCTCGCCCGGCAGCGCTCGCCGAAGGTCGCCGAGTTTCTCACCAAATTTCCTGACGAGGCCGAGCGAGCCATTCACGACGACGCCGGCATCCCCGAGGGGCTCTTCCCGCGCTCACCACGCGACTCACGCGTCGCGGGCTGA
- a CDS encoding PEP-CTERM sorting domain-containing protein (PEP-CTERM proteins occur, often in large numbers, in the proteomes of bacteria that also encode an exosortase, a predicted intramembrane cysteine proteinase. The presence of a PEP-CTERM domain at a protein's C-terminus predicts cleavage within the sorting domain, followed by covalent anchoring to some some component of the (usually Gram-negative) cell surface. Many PEP-CTERM proteins exhibit an unusual sequence composition that includes large numbers of potential glycosylation sites. Expression of one such protein has been shown restore the ability of a bacterium to form floc, a type of biofilm.), translated as MLIRSKNLLTMLAVAGMTALASQASAATYVAGDLILGFRATGGTGASSNLLVNLGQADTVFRDATSNLLNFVDIGTLLTSTYGSDWNTRSDLFWGVAGVRSNSNIAGAVDGDPTRTNYLSAEQTTVSPGTQQSTAWTIGTSTARADVAARIISMAGVFDAAAPEASLTNVLDASNGNSWSAYNDGATSFTLSGIIEGDFGSGTSGTALDLYRILDRTTGANPTGTVGVGSYEGTFTISDAGQVSFAVTAAVPEPSRALLGGLGLAGVLFRRRRVKATA; from the coding sequence ATGCTCATTCGCTCCAAAAATCTCCTCACCATGCTCGCCGTGGCTGGGATGACTGCTCTGGCCTCCCAGGCCTCCGCAGCCACCTACGTCGCTGGCGATCTCATCCTCGGATTCCGTGCCACCGGCGGTACGGGTGCTAGTTCAAACCTTCTCGTCAATCTCGGCCAGGCAGACACCGTCTTCCGTGACGCGACCTCCAATCTCCTCAACTTCGTGGACATCGGCACGCTGCTCACCAGCACCTATGGCTCTGACTGGAACACCCGCTCCGACCTCTTCTGGGGCGTCGCAGGTGTGCGTAGTAACAGTAACATAGCTGGTGCCGTTGATGGGGACCCCACTCGGACAAACTATTTGAGTGCAGAACAAACAACGGTTTCCCCCGGCACTCAGCAGTCCACGGCTTGGACTATTGGCACATCAACTGCCAGAGCTGACGTGGCTGCCCGCATCATAAGCATGGCTGGTGTCTTTGATGCCGCAGCTCCAGAAGCTTCCCTGACAAATGTCCTTGATGCCAGCAATGGAAACTCGTGGAGCGCTTATAACGATGGTGCGACTTCCTTTACCCTCTCAGGAATTATTGAAGGTGACTTCGGCTCCGGCACAAGCGGCACGGCACTGGATCTTTACCGCATTCTAGACCGCACCACAGGTGCCAATCCCACCGGCACCGTTGGAGTCGGTTCCTATGAAGGCACCTTCACCATCAGCGATGCTGGTCAGGTCAGCTTCGCCGTCACTGCTGCCGTTCCTGAGCCAAGCCGTGCCCTGCTCGGTGGTCTCGGTCTCGCTGGCGTGCTGTTCCGCCGCCGCCGTGTGAAAGCCACCGCCTAA
- a CDS encoding c-type cytochrome, which yields MARPPAQNKVPAAIQLDILEAAATRESLKPKLAALQTQNTELLEGGDVTRGRDLVTNHLGANCIACHTVEAKEGSQVGPNVKTIGSQKDRAYILEALLNPLAQVAPGYGLITLTLKDGKSLSAVLDKEDNKSIRLKLPDGKLQTVPVDQIASRTPPISIMPPMLGILTKAEIRDVVAYLASLKAKKK from the coding sequence GTGGCTCGACCTCCCGCGCAGAACAAAGTCCCCGCCGCCATTCAGCTCGACATCCTCGAAGCCGCCGCCACCCGCGAAAGCCTCAAACCCAAGCTCGCCGCCCTCCAAACCCAAAACACCGAACTCCTCGAAGGCGGCGATGTCACCCGCGGCCGCGACCTCGTCACCAATCACCTCGGCGCCAACTGCATCGCCTGCCACACCGTCGAAGCCAAAGAAGGCAGCCAGGTCGGCCCCAACGTGAAAACCATCGGCAGTCAAAAAGACCGTGCCTACATCCTCGAAGCCCTCCTCAACCCGCTTGCGCAAGTGGCACCCGGTTATGGTCTCATCACCCTCACCCTCAAAGATGGAAAAAGCCTCTCTGCCGTCCTCGACAAAGAAGATAATAAATCCATCCGCCTGAAACTCCCCGACGGAAAACTCCAAACCGTCCCCGTCGATCAAATCGCCTCTCGAACTCCACCCATCAGCATCATGCCGCCGATGCTCGGCATCCTCACCAAAGCGGAGATCCGCGATGTAGTGGCTTATCTGGCGAGCTTGAAGGCGAAGAAGAAATGA
- a CDS encoding response regulator transcription factor, giving the protein MNRILLVDDEKDILELISLHLSNEGSEVLTLSNGLEVLETAAREKPQLIVLDIMLPGLDGWQVFRQLRTDVRTRGIPVLMLSARSQAHDRINGLELGADDYLTKPFSPRELVLRIKAILRRSQKVAMTDELRVGDFVVDRQNMVLTVSGQLAELTSTELKLVSFLMANPDVVHTRSELLNAVWGYADDTHSRTLDTHIKRLRDKLGSHGTHIGTVRKQGYLFIADPGKAKRA; this is encoded by the coding sequence ATGAACCGAATCCTTTTAGTAGATGATGAGAAAGACATCTTGGAGCTTATCAGCCTCCATCTTTCTAATGAAGGGAGTGAAGTGCTCACTTTGAGCAATGGCCTTGAGGTGCTGGAGACAGCGGCTCGTGAAAAGCCGCAGCTCATCGTGCTGGACATCATGTTGCCTGGTTTGGACGGGTGGCAGGTTTTCCGGCAGTTGCGCACGGATGTGCGAACGCGAGGCATTCCGGTGCTGATGCTGAGTGCGCGTTCCCAGGCGCATGACCGCATCAATGGCCTGGAGCTGGGGGCGGATGACTATTTGACGAAGCCCTTCAGTCCGCGTGAGCTGGTGCTGCGGATCAAGGCCATCCTACGCCGCTCCCAAAAGGTCGCGATGACCGATGAGCTACGGGTAGGGGACTTCGTGGTGGATCGCCAAAACATGGTGCTCACAGTCTCCGGACAGCTCGCGGAGCTGACGTCCACGGAGCTGAAGCTGGTGTCTTTTTTGATGGCGAATCCGGATGTGGTGCATACTCGGAGTGAGTTGCTCAATGCCGTGTGGGGATATGCCGATGACACACACTCCCGCACGCTCGACACGCACATAAAGCGCCTGCGTGACAAGCTAGGCTCCCACGGCACCCACATCGGCACCGTGCGCAAACAGGGCTATCTTTTCATCGCAGATCCAGGAAAGGCTAAGCGGGCATGA
- a CDS encoding transposase, with translation MWWATKLRQPSVPSGTHRARAAGSTIPRKGYQTLDEQPQPFDRQNYATRHLVENFFQRMKAHKRLAMRSEKTASSFAGFITFAALLDRTLLA, from the coding sequence ATGTGGTGGGCGACAAAGCTTCGGCAGCCTAGCGTTCCGTCAGGCACTCATAGAGCACGGGCCGCTGGCAGCACGATCCCGCGCAAAGGCTACCAGACCCTCGACGAGCAGCCACAGCCCTTTGACCGCCAGAACTACGCCACGCGCCATCTCGTCGAAAACTTTTTCCAGCGCATGAAGGCTCACAAGAGGCTTGCCATGCGTTCGGAGAAAACAGCCTCTTCCTTCGCTGGCTTCATCACTTTCGCCGCACTCCTGGACAGAACTCTCCTGGCTTGA
- a CDS encoding transposase yields MKAIRARAAPGPRSARCATHPISVSIRYNVFGAVRPKDGRLGALLFNLCDSVTFQVFLDTLAEENPRVEGRRAILVLDNASWHKTKSLNWHHFEPEYLPPRSPDLNAIERLWLRMKADWFNGWIAKTSEQLQDRIIESLRSLFDQPSILRSVPPKDAFMTFFLRIGLWADHHPEAADGLSRTFVTRSGHCRRCRTSGTVAKN; encoded by the coding sequence TTGAAGGCGATCCGCGCCCGCGCCGCACCTGGACCAAGATCGGCAAGGTGCGCCACTCACCCTATCTCGGTGAGCATCCGCTACAATGTGTTTGGTGCCGTGCGGCCCAAAGATGGACGTCTCGGCGCACTGCTCTTCAACCTGTGCGACAGCGTCACTTTTCAGGTGTTCCTTGACACTCTAGCTGAGGAGAATCCGCGCGTAGAAGGACGCCGCGCTATCCTGGTGCTCGACAACGCCTCATGGCACAAGACCAAGAGCCTCAACTGGCATCACTTCGAGCCGGAGTATCTGCCGCCACGCTCGCCAGACCTCAACGCCATTGAGCGCTTGTGGCTGCGCATGAAGGCCGACTGGTTCAACGGCTGGATCGCCAAGACTTCCGAGCAACTTCAGGACCGTATCATCGAGTCCCTGCGCTCTTTGTTCGACCAGCCCTCCATCCTTCGGTCAGTGCCGCCCAAAGACGCGTTTATGACATTCTTTTTGAGAATCGGTCTATGGGCTGACCATCATCCTGAGGCCGCTGATGGACTGAGCAGGACATTCGTGACGAGATCTGGACATTGTCGGAGATGCCGGACCTCGGGCACCGTAGCAAAGAACTGA